The following proteins are encoded in a genomic region of Bacteroidota bacterium:
- a CDS encoding response regulator transcription factor yields MPNSRVLVVEDEPKVADFITRGLREESFQVDHAADGMVGKSLALANNYDLIILDLQLPRLNGLELCKILRQQNSSVPVLMLTALGTLDDKLTGFEAGADDYLPKPFEFRELLARTKVLMKRNISANEENQLAIGDLVMDLHAKTVTRSGRHIQLTAREFALLELLIRNAGRVLSRAEIAEKVWDIRFDTGTNVIDVYINFLRKKIDKNFDTKLIHTIIGMGYVIKVAEAA; encoded by the coding sequence ATGCCCAACTCCCGAGTTCTTGTTGTAGAAGATGAGCCAAAAGTGGCTGATTTTATTACCCGTGGCTTACGCGAAGAAAGTTTTCAGGTGGATCATGCTGCCGATGGTATGGTTGGAAAATCGCTTGCGCTCGCTAATAACTACGACCTAATTATTCTCGATCTGCAACTGCCGCGCCTGAATGGTTTGGAATTGTGTAAAATTTTGCGCCAGCAAAACTCAAGTGTTCCTGTGCTTATGCTTACCGCACTGGGCACGCTTGATGATAAACTTACCGGATTTGAAGCAGGTGCCGATGATTATTTGCCCAAACCTTTTGAGTTCAGAGAATTACTGGCGCGCACCAAAGTGCTGATGAAACGCAACATCAGCGCAAACGAAGAAAATCAGCTTGCCATTGGCGATCTGGTAATGGATTTGCACGCAAAAACAGTTACCCGCAGCGGTCGCCACATACAGCTTACTGCGCGTGAGTTTGCCTTGCTCGAATTACTTATCCGCAATGCCGGCCGTGTACTTAGCCGCGCTGAAATTGCCGAGAAAGTATGGGATATCCGATTCGATACCGGTACGAATGTAATTGATGTATATATCAATTTCCTGCGCAAAAAAATCGACAAAAATTTCGACACAAAACTGATTCATACCATTATTGGTATGGGGTATGTGATTAAAGTAGCCGAAGCGGCATGA
- a CDS encoding DNA alkylation repair protein has product MTPAAYAQALRRFFAAQGNPAEAVAMAAYMKNNFVFFGIKATPRRVLGNTFIKQHGLPERPEDTVRAIWQLPERELHYFAMELCGKLAKKAPPERLTLYEELILNNSWWDSVDYISPHLCGPHFIRYPDLRNHTIKKWRNSSNIWLMRSALLFQMTYKQQTDEELLFSLCREMAGVDEFFIKKAIGWSLRQYARIKPGNVQKFVKNTPLPALSLREALKHF; this is encoded by the coding sequence ATGACACCTGCAGCATACGCACAGGCGCTGCGCCGCTTTTTTGCCGCACAAGGCAACCCGGCCGAGGCAGTGGCCATGGCTGCCTACATGAAAAACAACTTTGTATTTTTTGGCATTAAAGCCACACCACGACGGGTACTGGGCAACACGTTCATTAAACAGCATGGCCTGCCCGAACGCCCCGAAGATACCGTGCGTGCAATATGGCAGTTGCCCGAACGCGAACTGCATTACTTTGCCATGGAGCTTTGCGGAAAACTGGCCAAAAAAGCGCCGCCCGAACGGCTCACCCTGTATGAAGAACTCATTCTCAACAACTCCTGGTGGGATAGTGTGGATTATATCAGCCCGCACCTTTGCGGCCCCCACTTTATCCGCTACCCCGATCTGCGCAACCATACAATAAAAAAATGGCGTAACAGCAGCAATATCTGGCTTATGCGCTCGGCACTGTTGTTTCAGATGACCTATAAGCAGCAAACTGATGAAGAATTGCTTTTTTCACTTTGCCGGGAAATGGCAGGGGTTGATGAATTTTTTATTAAAAAGGCAATTGGCTGGTCGCTAAGACAATACGCCCGAATTAAGCCTGGAAACGTCCAGAAATTTGTAAAAAACACCCCTCTGCCGGCACTCAGCTTGCGCGAAGCACTCAAACATTTTTAA